The sequence AGGGTCCGTCATGCGGCGTAAATGGAACCAAAGATCCAGGGGTGGAATGCCGGCTCATGGGGGCCGGCGCCGGAGGATGCTCCGTACTTGGTTGAATCGGTCTTACACCAAGTTAGATGGCTACTTTGGTGGCATTTCGACCGGGTTTCAGCCCTGAAGGGGCGGCAGAACATAGCCCAGGGTTTACCCCTGAGCTTTACCCACCTTTTTTGAGGGCAGCGCGGGGACGGCCGTGACCGTCTTACGGCCCGAAGGGCCAAGAGAACCTAGCCCAGGGCTTTACCCCCTGCGTAACCGTCAAATCACGATCCAGCCCTGAAGGGGAGCCAGAACCCGCCGGCAACGCTTTCTGCCGCCCCTTCAGGGCGGGGTCGGAGGGAAAACGCCTTCCCAGGGTGAAACCCTGGGCTAGGTTCCTTTGGCCCTTCAGGCCATCAAACCATCTCCCGGCCCGTTGGGCCTAGATCATTTATACGGTTTAATCGGTGTAACTCCGGCAGGGCGCCCGGGGAGGAAGACAAGATTTTACCTCCATGGCCGTCGAAATGGTATAAGTTCTACCGCCCTTTCGGGGCTGAAAACCCGGTCCTGTCGCCCGGGGTCCGTTCGGAACGGCATCGTGAGTCGCAATGCGCGCATTCCCACCCAACGTGGAACTTCCGGGCTACTCTCCCGCTGTCCCTCCGGGGCAAAGGGGCGGTTCGATCGACATGAATACCGGTGTAGATGCTTACAGGCTTTTCCGAAGCCTTCTTTGCCGGAGCGATTACCTGCGGCCAGCCCCGACCGGTTGGAGCCGACGGGAACCAAAAGATGGGCCGACGGGCGCCTTGCTCGCCGGTACGACCGGAATCTTGCGCGGCGGAAGCGGCTGCACTTTCGGATCGGTCAGCATTGTGATCTTACAGTGCATCGGATCGCCGCCGACCATATTTTGCAGATGGTCGACCCAGGGCCCGACGTTGATCTCCGTGATCTCCGTCCCCGCCCCCATAATGTTCCGTAGTTCCTCCACGGTGAGGCCGTAACAGCGGTCGAGGGAGCGATTTATTTTGCACTGGGCGTCGCCTTTCAGCGCCAGGATATGATCTTCATTAATGGCGTGGCCCAACTCATGGCCCAGGACCGGTGTATACACATCGCCGTCCGTTAAGAGGGTCTGGTGCGACCGAAAACCGTTCCTAGCGGGTTTTGTCTTCTTCGTCTTGTAGTTCGGCACCTCATACTTCGGGTCTGAAAAGACGGCGGGGTTAATCCGGACCACGTTGAAAGTCGCAGAGGTTTTCGCCCCCGATTCCATCCGGAACAGGCAAAGGATGTTCGGGCGCAGAATATAACCGGGGAAGGCAGAACTGTAGTAATCGAGCTTATCGAAGACGTTGGGGGGTTTGATCAAGAACTTATGGTTCCAGATTTGCTCCCCCTGTTGAAAAAGCTTAACGAACTTCTTTATGGCATCGTAACCCCAGTCGATGATGGGAAATAGGTAGTCATCGCTGTCCCTGGCACACCAGCCTAAATCTTTGTCTTGAACGATGATCGGACCGGCGCCGCCGTCGCCTACCAGACGGCTATCGAGGAACCTGAGGTCGTAGCCAAGGGTAAGCGTCAGCCAGGCGTTTTGAAACGGGTTATTCCCGTTGGGGATTTCAAGTTCTCCCGTGACTCCGCCTATTACTGTCTTTCTCTGAAATGCCTTGGGCGCCTTGGCCTGTTGGCGCTCGTCCGGCGTGGGGACATAAAGGGTGTCGCTCATGGTTTTTCTCATCAGCCCGTTACGCAATCGAATCGACCATCGCGCAGTCATTCGTTGCTGATAACGTCTCTTATTTCATTGATTTTGCTTTTTGTCAGATTGACTCCGGTAACACCTTTTCACAAAGGTCAACTTCCCGGAATGCGTTCAGCGCTCTCGGCGGGCCTGGAGCCCGGTGGTGTGGCCAGATTGGCAAAGCACGTAGCGATGGATGGAAATGGAACAAGAGGCCCATCGGGAAAGGATGCCCGGCAGCCCCGCTTCGGGCCGCGCAACCTTATGGCTTTACAACTTTGGCTCCGCCGGGCAACCAAACAGAAATTGTGTTATGAAGTCTGAAGTTTGGCCGGCCCCGGCCCGAAATGCGTCCGGCCGGATTCGACCGTACGTCTACGGCAAACCAAGCGAGGGTCCGTTGAGGTGATCGCCGGTAAGAGCCTCGTGGCCTTTATGCGGGGCTGGGACCCCGCTTTTTGATCAGAGAAGAAAACCGCTCGCTCGCTCGTCCCGCAAAAACGCTCTGCGGTTGATTGTCCGCCCCCGAAAGCGCTTGGCGGGTGAGTTTTTCCGCTTTTTTTAACTCACCGGGTCTGATAACGATCGGGGTATAGCTCGTGAACGCTTAGGCTCGGAGGTCGCCGATGATGAGTGAAACGATTCCCGTTCTCAATCTGGGAGAGTTAGAAGAACGCGCTTGCGCGGTACTGCCGCGAATGGCCTACGACTACTACGCCGGCGGCGCCCATGATGAGGTCACGTTACGCGAGAACCGGACCGCCTACGAGCGGATCGCCGTGCTCCCGCGCATGTTGGTCGATGTAAGCGCCCGGGCCATGGACACCACCGTGTTGGGCCAGCCCGTGTCGATGCCGATTTTGATTGCGCCCACCGCGTTTCAGGGTCTTGCCCACCGGGACGGCGAAGCGGCCACGACCAAGGCGGCCGGTACGGCCAGAACACTGATGACCTTGGCAACCCTCTCGACCACCTCGATTGAGGAAACCATGGCGGTAGCCACCGGGCCGGTTTGGTTCCAGCTCTATGTTTTCAAGGACCGGGCCATTTCTGCCGCGCTGGTCCGACGCGCCGAAGCGGCCGGGTGCAAGGCCATCGTGCTGACGGTTGATGTGCCGCTGCTTGGCACGCGCGAACGCGATGTGCGCAACAAATTTAGTTTGCCGGAGCATCTTTCAGCCAAAAATCTCTGGCCCATGGGGTTGCACGAGCTTCCCGAAGGCGTGGCCGGCTCCGGACTGGCCCCGTACATCGCCTCGCTCCTGGACGCGACGTTGAGCTGGAAAGACCTCGGGTGGCTGGCCGGAGTAACGCGGCTACCCATTCTTGTGAAAGGCATCCTACGTGCCGATGACGCGCTGCGGGCAATCGAGCACGGCGCCTGCGGCATCATCGTGTCCAACCACGGCGCGCGGCAACTGGACACAACGCCGGCAACCATTTCCGTATTGCCGGAGATCGTCGACGCAGTGGCCGGCAGGGTTGAGATCTACGTGGACGGGGGTATCCGGCGAGGGACCGACGTGCTCAAAGCGATCGCTTACGGCGCGCGGGCCGTCTTGGTCGGTCGTCCCATCCTTTGGGGGCTGGCCGTCGGTGGGGAAGCCGGGGTCACGTCGGTTCTGGAGATCCTGCGCAAGGAATTTGACTTGGCCATGGCGCTGTCGGGCTGCCCGAGCCTGCGCTCCGTTACCCGAGATCTTGTCCATCGATTCTAGTCTTCCACGCCTCCCGCTGTTCCCTGCCTCCACCCCAGTTCGCGACGTATTCATGGCCGCGCCGGTCAGGTTGATACGCTCCATGGGGCCGTTCTTCCGCCGGCCCAACCCGCGGCGGGTCAGGAACGGCTTTGCAATATCCTTCTCGAAATTTACATTATCGAAACTTACGCGGTCGCCGTTTTTGGGGTTCCTGCATGCGCATCGACTATGCTCGGCTTTCGGAGGAAGATCAGGCTTTGCCAATCGAGCGCCAAACGCTCTGTGCCGCCGGTTGTGGGCAGGTCTATGAGGAATGCGTCCGCGGCAAAACGGCGCGGGGGGAGCGGGTGGCATGCCTGCAGGCGCTGCGCACCGCTGACAGGCTGGTCGTCCGGCGACTGGGCCGGATGGGCCGCTCCTTGAGCGATGTCATCCGGCTCCGCGTCGAACTGCAGGCTCGGGAGATCCTCCTGGCATCGCGAAGCGAACGAGTCCACGCCGGCTCCCCGGCCGGCCGGACGATCGCAGCCTCCTTGGGCGTGGCGCCCTTGACCGTGTACCGGAACCTAAGCGAAATCGCGGGCCCCGACGGGCCTTCCGAAAATCCTCCTACCGCCTATGCCTGAAGAAGCTTTTTCCCCGGTAAATACTCCTGCGGCTGCCCCCGAGACCGCGGAACGGCCCGCCCCGGCGGAGGCCGTCGGACCTGGGGAGCGACCAGATGAGGTGATCCCACCCCGGGACCGGCCCGTGCAGCCGGTCGTCGGCCTGGGCGGTTCGGCCGGCAGCTTGAGCGCCCTGCGCGCCTTTTTCTCGGCCATGCCGGCCGACAACGGCCTGGCGTTTGTGGTGGTCGTCCACCTGCTGCCCGACCGCGACAGTAACCTGGCTGCCCTGCTGCAGGGGTCCACCTCTATGCCCGTCGTTCAGGTGCGCGACAACGTCGAGGTCAAACCCAACCGGGTCTTCGTCATCCCGCCCGGCAGGCAACTCTCCCTGGCCGATGGCCGGCTGCGCCTCTCCGAGTTGAGCGCCGGGCGTGGGCCGCGGGTGGCCATTGACCTGTTTTTCCGCACCCTGGCCGATACGAGCGGCTCGCAGGGTACGGCCATCGTGCTGTCGGGGGCGGACGGCGACGGCGCCATCGGGCTCAAACGGGTCAAGGAACGCGGCGGGCTGACCATCGCCCAAGAGCCGAGCGAGGCCGAGCAGGACGGTATGCCGCGGGCGGCGATTGCCACCGGCATGGTCGATTGGGTGCTGCCGATGGCAGACATGCCTGGCCGCTTGCTGGCCTACTACCGTCAGGAACCCCGGCTGCGGCTGCCGGCCGAAGAGCCGCCGCCGGAGGCGGCCGCACCATCGGAGGAGGCCGAGGCGGCCCTGCGCGACGCGCTCGGCTTGCTGCGGGCGCGCACCGGCCACGACTTCAGCGACTACAAGCGCGCCACGGTGCTGCGGCGGCTGCGCCGGCGGCTGCAGGTCAACGGCTTAGAGAACCTGCCGGCTTACCGGGACTTCTTGCGCACCCACCCCGGGGAGGCCCAGGCGCTGTTGCAGGATCTGCTCATCAGCGTGACAAATTTTTTCCGCGACCCGCAGGCCTTTGCCGCCCTTGAGGCCGAGTTGCCGCGGCTCTTTGCCGGAAGAAAAGCCGGCGATTCGGTACGCGCCTGGGTGCCAGCATGCGCCACGGGCGAGGAGGCCTACTCTGTGGCCATGCTCTTGGCCGAGCAGGCCGCCCGGCTGCCTGCGCCTCCCGTCATTCAGGTCTTTGCCACCGACCTGGACGGGGCGGCGCTGCGCACGGCGCGCGAGGGACTCTATCCCGAGACGATCGCCGCCGACCTCTCTGAGAAGCGGCTGCGGCGGTTCTTCGTCAAGGACCAGGGCCGCTACCGGGTGAGCCGGGCGTTGCGCGAGACGGTGCTCTTTTCCGCGCACGATCTGCTCAAAGACGCGCCCTTTGCACACCTGAACCTGGTGAGCTGCCGCAACCTGCTCATCTACTTGAACAACAAGGCCCAGCGCCGGGCCTTGGAGCTGTTTTACTTCGCCTTGGAGCCGGCCGGGCTGCTGTTCTTGGGCAGTTCCGAAACGGTGGATGACCAGGAGGGCGGTTTGTTTAAGGCCATGGACAATAAGCATCGGCTGTACGCGCGGGGGGTGGCGCCCCGGCCGGTGGTGCCGGTCTTACCGGCCGGGCCGTCCTCGTTGGCGCCGGCCCTGGCGCTCGCGCCGCGCCTGCCCCCGCGCCTCGCGGGGGCCGCGGGGAGCGCCCCGGCGACTCGGGTGCCCGGCGACCGCCCGGGCGTCCTGTCGTCAGCCGAGCTGCACCTGAAGCTGCGGGAAGCTTGGGGGCCCCCCTCGGTACTCGTCGACCCGCAAGACCGCGTCGTGCATTCGTCCGAGCGGGCCCAGCGTTACCTGCATTGGGGGGGCGAAGCCAGCCTGGAGGTGTTGCGGGTGATCCACCCCAGCTTGCGGCTGGAGCTGCGGGCCTCGCTGTTCCGGGCGCGCCAAACCGGCAGTCCGGTCGACGTGACGGGTGTACTGGTCGAGTTGGCTGACGGTCCCCAGGCGATTGACCTGCACGTGCGCCCGGCCCAGGACCTGGCGCCAGGCTTCCTGCTGGTGGCCTTTGAGGACGGGGCAGCCAGGCCGGTGGAAGGCGCGGTCGTGGAGGTGCGGCCCGCCGCCGAGCCGCTTACCCGCCAACTGGAGGCCGAACTGGACCAGCTCAAGCTCCAGCAGCGGGCCACCATCGAGGAGTACGAGGCTTCCCTGGAAGAGCTCAAGTCCTCCAACGAAGAGCTGCAGGCCATCAACGAGGAACTGCGCTCGGCCACCGAAGAAGTCGAGACCGGCCGGGAGGAGCTCCAGTCCATTAACGAGGAGCTCTCTACGGTCAACCACGAGCTTAAAGCCAAGGTCGATGAGCTGGGCCGGGCCAACAGCGACCTGCAGAACCTGATGGCGGCCACCGACATCGCCACCGTCTTTTTGGACCGGGAGTTGTGCATCCAGCGTTACACGCCGGCGGCGGTGCGGCTGTTCAGCCTGATCCCGAGCGACGTGGGCCGGCCCCTGGCCGACCTGAGCCACCGGCTGGAGAGCGATTTTGTGGTGGCCGATGCGCAGCGGGTGCTGGAGACGCTGGTGCCGGTGGAACGCGAGCAGCGCAGCCGGGAGGGCCGCTGGTACCTGGTGCGGCTGTTGCCCTACCGCACCCTGGAAGACCGCATCGCCGGCGTGGCGTTGACCTTCGTGGACGTCACTGCCCGAAAAGAAGCCGAGGCGGCGCTGCAGGAGTCGGAAGCCCGGTTCCGGCGCTTGAGTGAGAGCGGTATTGTCGGGATCGCGTTCTTCAGCCTGCGGGGCGACATCTTCGAAGGCAATGGGGCCTTCCTGCAGATGCTGGGTGCCTCCCG comes from Verrucomicrobiota bacterium and encodes:
- a CDS encoding alpha-hydroxy-acid oxidizing protein; its protein translation is MSETIPVLNLGELEERACAVLPRMAYDYYAGGAHDEVTLRENRTAYERIAVLPRMLVDVSARAMDTTVLGQPVSMPILIAPTAFQGLAHRDGEAATTKAAGTARTLMTLATLSTTSIEETMAVATGPVWFQLYVFKDRAISAALVRRAEAAGCKAIVLTVDVPLLGTRERDVRNKFSLPEHLSAKNLWPMGLHELPEGVAGSGLAPYIASLLDATLSWKDLGWLAGVTRLPILVKGILRADDALRAIEHGACGIIVSNHGARQLDTTPATISVLPEIVDAVAGRVEIYVDGGIRRGTDVLKAIAYGARAVLVGRPILWGLAVGGEAGVTSVLEILRKEFDLAMALSGCPSLRSVTRDLVHRF
- a CDS encoding recombinase family protein, with translation MRIDYARLSEEDQALPIERQTLCAAGCGQVYEECVRGKTARGERVACLQALRTADRLVVRRLGRMGRSLSDVIRLRVELQAREILLASRSERVHAGSPAGRTIAASLGVAPLTVYRNLSEIAGPDGPSENPPTAYA
- a CDS encoding PAS domain S-box protein, giving the protein MQPVVGLGGSAGSLSALRAFFSAMPADNGLAFVVVVHLLPDRDSNLAALLQGSTSMPVVQVRDNVEVKPNRVFVIPPGRQLSLADGRLRLSELSAGRGPRVAIDLFFRTLADTSGSQGTAIVLSGADGDGAIGLKRVKERGGLTIAQEPSEAEQDGMPRAAIATGMVDWVLPMADMPGRLLAYYRQEPRLRLPAEEPPPEAAAPSEEAEAALRDALGLLRARTGHDFSDYKRATVLRRLRRRLQVNGLENLPAYRDFLRTHPGEAQALLQDLLISVTNFFRDPQAFAALEAELPRLFAGRKAGDSVRAWVPACATGEEAYSVAMLLAEQAARLPAPPVIQVFATDLDGAALRTAREGLYPETIAADLSEKRLRRFFVKDQGRYRVSRALRETVLFSAHDLLKDAPFAHLNLVSCRNLLIYLNNKAQRRALELFYFALEPAGLLFLGSSETVDDQEGGLFKAMDNKHRLYARGVAPRPVVPVLPAGPSSLAPALALAPRLPPRLAGAAGSAPATRVPGDRPGVLSSAELHLKLREAWGPPSVLVDPQDRVVHSSERAQRYLHWGGEASLEVLRVIHPSLRLELRASLFRARQTGSPVDVTGVLVELADGPQAIDLHVRPAQDLAPGFLLVAFEDGAARPVEGAVVEVRPAAEPLTRQLEAELDQLKLQQRATIEEYEASLEELKSSNEELQAINEELRSATEEVETGREELQSINEELSTVNHELKAKVDELGRANSDLQNLMAATDIATVFLDRELCIQRYTPAAVRLFSLIPSDVGRPLADLSHRLESDFVVADAQRVLETLVPVEREQRSREGRWYLVRLLPYRTLEDRIAGVALTFVDVTARKEAEAALQESEARFRRLSESGIVGIAFFSLRGDIFEGNGAFLQMLGASREDLRAGKVRWDAYTPEAWLSRTRQAVDELRTSGRITPYEKEFVRADGTRRWGLFGGALLADGETGIAIVLDVTDRRRAEEGLRASEAHLRLMMESARDFAIFTLDAQNRITSWNPGAEAICGYTAQEALGQDGRLIFTPEDRAAGQPEQEIETARGEGRAEDERWHLRKDGRRFWASGVLTPMPGPGSPGAAGFLKILRDRTELHEAEQARRYAEQRFSLLARSVRDYAIFLLDPQGRVTHWNEGAARVKGYSE